Proteins from a genomic interval of Halopseudomonas litoralis:
- a CDS encoding RNA polymerase sigma factor has product MADNPIKMAYLNHYAELRNRLKMRLGSYSQADDILHDTWIQLHQKRSQAETKSPLAYLHRMAMNISVNDFRRQEFFEVDTEALLHIADDTLGPEDHTLVTDDIRQLHKALSHLSPRRRDILLASRIYEVPHKELAERYDISTRMIEKELRSALEFCCKHLGREFIQRFGPASDKKT; this is encoded by the coding sequence ATGGCAGACAATCCGATAAAAATGGCCTATCTGAACCATTACGCGGAGTTGCGCAATCGGCTCAAGATGCGGCTGGGTAGCTATAGTCAGGCCGACGATATCCTGCATGACACATGGATCCAGTTGCATCAGAAGCGATCCCAGGCTGAAACCAAATCCCCCCTTGCCTATCTACATCGCATGGCCATGAATATTTCAGTCAATGACTTTCGTCGCCAAGAGTTCTTTGAAGTAGATACCGAGGCTCTGCTGCACATAGCCGATGACACACTCGGCCCGGAGGACCATACCCTGGTTACGGACGATATCAGGCAGCTCCACAAGGCACTCTCCCACCTCTCCCCTCGCCGCAGAGATATCTTGCTGGCCTCGCGCATATACGAAGTTCCGCATAAAGAACTGGCCGAGCGCTATGACATCTCTACCCGAATGATCGAGAAAGAGTTAAGATCGGCACTTGAGTTCTGCTGCAAACACCTTGGCCGCGAATTTATACAGCGCTTTGGCCCCGCCTCAGACAAGAAAACATGA
- a CDS encoding putative porin, translated as MNFQPNRLAAVVAVTLALSAGHSQAQAPSENATINLIRLLVQQGVLPAEQADALVRQAEQEALQAREQTQQGGAVAGGAVAGGVAVEAGDVRVPYIPETVRDQIRDEVKSEVIAQAKSENWATPNTFPDWVSRIKFEGDVRVRNESRFFDGANSNEILDYQEYNASGPYNVNENVATQLPPLLNTLEDRKNRLRIRARFGLTAALSEHWSAGIRVATGSDDSPVSTTQTLGGGMSKKDIWLDQSWLRWQSAGGDNVTLGRASNPFVSTDMIYSNDLNFDGVSATIAPIEIADDFALFGTLGAFALEYSSDSWPSNSMDKGESEDKWLFGGQLGAQWKINNENQLRSTLAYYHFDNIEGQRSSTCYLYEGDPACDTDWSRPAFMQKGNSLFLLRDIALDPTDPAMTPLPQYVGLASEFNVLDLNMIWDTSVFDNLKMRLHGNYIVNLAYDERDMMKRTQGQIINNFDDNDEFESGDTAWMLHATLGNQLDRLKTGDWNVFAGYKYIEPDALPDAYNDSSFHLGGTNAKGYFLGGSYGLDENVYALGRWISTDEVYGSPLSINLLQVELNARF; from the coding sequence ATGAATTTTCAACCCAATCGACTGGCCGCTGTCGTCGCCGTCACCCTGGCCTTATCCGCCGGCCACAGTCAGGCCCAGGCCCCGTCAGAGAACGCCACGATCAACCTGATTCGTCTGCTGGTGCAGCAGGGCGTATTGCCGGCCGAGCAGGCCGATGCGCTGGTGCGTCAGGCTGAGCAGGAAGCGCTGCAGGCGCGTGAGCAGACGCAGCAGGGCGGAGCGGTTGCCGGGGGCGCGGTGGCAGGCGGTGTGGCTGTTGAGGCCGGAGATGTGCGTGTGCCTTATATTCCGGAAACCGTGCGCGATCAGATCCGCGATGAGGTCAAGAGCGAGGTGATCGCTCAGGCCAAATCAGAAAACTGGGCTACGCCTAATACCTTCCCCGACTGGGTCTCGCGGATCAAGTTCGAGGGCGATGTGCGAGTGCGCAACGAGTCGCGCTTCTTTGATGGTGCCAACAGCAACGAGATCCTCGATTATCAGGAATACAATGCCAGTGGACCTTATAACGTCAATGAGAACGTTGCAACCCAATTGCCGCCGCTGCTCAATACGTTGGAAGACCGCAAAAACCGCTTACGCATTCGCGCCCGTTTCGGCCTCACCGCTGCCCTGTCCGAACACTGGTCGGCTGGTATCCGCGTGGCCACCGGCAGTGATGACAGTCCGGTCTCCACGACCCAGACCCTCGGCGGGGGCATGAGCAAGAAGGACATCTGGCTGGATCAGTCCTGGCTGCGCTGGCAGTCGGCCGGTGGCGACAATGTCACCCTGGGGCGTGCCTCCAACCCATTTGTGTCCACCGACATGATCTACTCCAATGATCTGAACTTTGATGGCGTATCCGCCACCATTGCACCGATCGAAATTGCCGATGACTTTGCACTGTTCGGCACCCTGGGAGCCTTTGCGCTGGAATACAGTTCGGACTCCTGGCCTTCCAACAGCATGGACAAAGGCGAGAGTGAAGATAAATGGCTGTTCGGCGGTCAGCTCGGCGCGCAGTGGAAGATCAACAATGAGAACCAGTTGCGCAGTACCCTGGCCTACTACCATTTTGACAATATCGAGGGCCAGCGCTCGTCTACGTGTTACCTCTATGAGGGCGATCCAGCCTGCGATACTGACTGGTCACGCCCGGCGTTCATGCAAAAGGGCAACTCGCTGTTCCTGCTGCGTGACATTGCGCTGGACCCGACAGATCCGGCCATGACCCCGTTGCCCCAGTACGTGGGTCTGGCCTCGGAATTCAACGTACTTGACCTGAACATGATCTGGGATACGTCGGTCTTCGATAATCTCAAGATGCGTCTGCATGGTAACTACATCGTCAACCTGGCCTATGACGAGCGCGACATGATGAAGCGTACGCAAGGCCAGATCATCAACAACTTTGATGACAACGACGAGTTTGAAAGCGGCGACACCGCCTGGATGCTGCACGCCACCCTGGGTAACCAATTGGATCGGTTGAAGACGGGGGATTGGAACGTATTTGCCGGTTACAAGTACATCGAGCCAGACGCACTGCCGGATGCTTACAACGACTCCAGCTTCCATCTGGGTGGCACCAACGCCAAGGGTTACTTCCTGGGTGGTTCCTACGGGCTGGACGAAAACGTCTATGCCCTTGGCCGCTGGATCAGCACCGACGAAGTGTATGGCTCGCCGCTGTCCATCAACCTGTTGCAGGTTGAGCTCAATGCGCGTTTCTAA
- a CDS encoding ShlB/FhaC/HecB family hemolysin secretion/activation protein yields the protein MPYLLGGLLAALPLSVSLAIAQEQDSSVTQAPRVNINEYIVRGNTVLNAREIEKAVYPFLGPQRTLADVESAQQALQQAYQDKGYQSVYVELPEQQVTGGVVLLQIMETRVGRVRVVGAKHSSPLAIREEVPALTEGVVPNFTQVQDELTELGRTGQRQVMPMINEGQIPGTMDIELTVEDKNPWNGSLTLNNDYSADTEKLRSVATLGHSNLWQKGHSASLTFFTAPEDTNNAEVWSGSYSAPLNERWSLRFSGYHSESDVATVGGTNVLGKGHSYGMAAIYSLPFTGDWMHTVSLGLDVKSFDESVQFSGETDDVPLEYMPLTLSYNGYFFTDQRQGNFGISLVTSTDKLFGDGSGWEEFDYKRYKASPDFAVLKGTFGLTDALPRNWELATRGEWQVASGPLVSNEQFSAGGSYSVRGYLAAEQSSDDGFMLSAELRTPSIKEWLDLPVQELRLHAFVDSANMWLQDAMQEQDDKYELASVGIGARAEVTSWLHGSFDLGYPLVDGPETERHDAHAHFSLTASF from the coding sequence TTGCCATACCTGTTGGGGGGGCTGCTGGCGGCGTTGCCGCTGAGTGTGTCTCTGGCAATTGCACAGGAGCAGGACAGTTCAGTCACGCAAGCACCTCGGGTCAATATCAATGAATACATTGTGCGCGGCAACACCGTGCTTAATGCCCGAGAGATTGAAAAGGCGGTGTATCCGTTCCTGGGTCCGCAACGAACCCTTGCCGATGTGGAAAGCGCCCAGCAGGCGCTACAGCAAGCCTATCAGGATAAGGGCTACCAGTCGGTGTACGTTGAGTTGCCGGAGCAACAGGTGACCGGTGGGGTAGTGCTTCTGCAGATTATGGAAACGCGCGTGGGCCGCGTGCGGGTAGTGGGTGCAAAGCACTCGTCGCCATTGGCTATTCGCGAGGAAGTGCCGGCGCTGACCGAAGGTGTGGTGCCGAATTTTACTCAAGTGCAGGACGAGTTGACCGAGCTTGGGCGCACCGGACAGCGGCAGGTCATGCCGATGATCAATGAAGGACAGATCCCCGGCACCATGGATATCGAGCTGACTGTCGAGGACAAAAACCCCTGGAATGGCAGTCTGACGCTGAATAACGATTACAGCGCCGATACCGAGAAATTGCGTTCGGTGGCGACTCTCGGTCATTCCAATCTCTGGCAGAAAGGCCACAGTGCTTCGCTGACGTTCTTCACCGCTCCCGAAGATACCAATAACGCCGAGGTCTGGTCGGGCAGCTATAGCGCGCCGTTGAATGAGCGCTGGAGCCTGCGCTTCTCCGGTTACCACTCGGAAAGCGATGTGGCCACGGTTGGCGGCACCAATGTGTTGGGTAAAGGCCATTCCTACGGGATGGCCGCGATCTACAGCCTGCCGTTCACTGGCGACTGGATGCACACGGTCTCTCTGGGGCTGGATGTGAAGAGCTTCGATGAGTCTGTGCAGTTTAGTGGCGAGACCGATGATGTGCCCCTCGAGTACATGCCGCTGACCCTGTCCTACAACGGCTATTTCTTTACCGATCAACGTCAGGGCAACTTTGGCATCAGCTTGGTGACATCCACCGACAAGTTGTTTGGCGATGGCAGTGGCTGGGAAGAATTCGACTACAAGCGCTACAAGGCGAGCCCGGATTTTGCCGTGCTCAAGGGCACCTTCGGGCTGACCGACGCGCTGCCGCGCAACTGGGAACTGGCGACCAGGGGTGAATGGCAGGTTGCCAGCGGGCCGCTGGTCTCCAACGAGCAGTTTTCAGCGGGGGGTTCCTATTCGGTACGGGGTTATCTGGCGGCTGAGCAGTCGTCGGATGACGGCTTCATGTTGTCGGCCGAGCTGCGTACCCCGTCGATCAAGGAGTGGCTGGATCTGCCGGTGCAGGAGCTGCGTCTGCATGCCTTTGTCGACAGCGCCAACATGTGGTTGCAGGACGCCATGCAGGAACAGGATGACAAGTACGAGCTGGCCAGCGTGGGGATCGGTGCGCGGGCTGAAGTGACGAGCTGGCTACACGGCAGCTTTGATCTGGGCTATCCGCTGGTCGATGGGCCTGAGACTGAGAGACATGATGCACACGCACATTTCAGCCTGACGGCAAGCTTCTAA
- a CDS encoding prepilin-type N-terminal cleavage/methylation domain-containing protein has translation MQAPPHNRQSGFTLIEVMIAIMIMAIISLIAWRGLDIMTRANTQMEVRGEENARLMRTLQQLEHDLAWRTTIELPSSAMDMPEQGAEPTPPEPTEDRQVPPISMLPVGMDVRRLNQIPLQLELVRAAPAAPGQWQRVRWWLQSGTLYRAAGQPTNSYPLPDPKTADSVAVLEGIASFNVRAWEPQQGWRQLPTTSRSLAPASGLEIRLGTRRSAGPVSYYRRVLAFD, from the coding sequence ATGCAAGCCCCACCACACAACCGCCAAAGCGGGTTCACCCTGATCGAAGTCATGATTGCCATCATGATCATGGCCATCATCAGCCTGATCGCCTGGCGTGGCCTGGACATCATGACCCGAGCCAACACCCAAATGGAGGTGCGCGGCGAAGAAAATGCGCGGCTGATGCGCACGCTGCAACAGCTCGAACATGACCTCGCCTGGCGTACCACCATCGAATTACCATCCAGCGCCATGGACATGCCAGAGCAAGGCGCTGAACCGACACCGCCCGAACCGACTGAAGACAGGCAAGTACCGCCAATATCCATGCTGCCCGTAGGCATGGATGTGCGGCGCCTGAACCAGATCCCGCTGCAACTTGAACTGGTACGCGCCGCCCCCGCTGCCCCCGGCCAGTGGCAGCGGGTGCGTTGGTGGTTGCAATCAGGCACGCTCTATCGCGCCGCCGGCCAACCTACCAACAGCTACCCCCTGCCCGACCCCAAGACCGCGGACAGTGTTGCGGTACTGGAAGGTATCGCCTCTTTCAACGTCCGCGCCTGGGAGCCCCAGCAAGGGTGGCGACAACTCCCTACCACCAGCCGCTCCCTGGCACCGGCATCAGGCTTGGAAATCCGTCTCGGCACCCGCCGCAGCGCCGGGCCGGTCTCGTATTACCGCCGGGTACTGGCATTTGATTGA
- a CDS encoding DUF2971 domain-containing protein, translated as MASKSRQKNLYRIMDFSRVVQIFEKEEIYFAKPSTWDDPYEQRIRHAKDHAVFAQCWGERPISDAMWRIYSQNGMGVRISTTVDKLTGVMKVACKAHGYKRRLAKVEYKTQREIDEITRGIAAELRDAFDIGRATDALYNKRDAFSHEAEWRATLFTPEASRDVEKKGVSVRLDPHDFIDRILLDPRAPEELVKAFRFYFKNKLNFKGRIGRSVLYKAPNPYVVEDNAVSVDDL; from the coding sequence ATGGCATCAAAGTCTAGACAGAAAAATTTGTATCGGATCATGGATTTTAGCCGTGTCGTTCAAATATTCGAAAAGGAGGAGATTTATTTTGCCAAACCGAGTACGTGGGATGATCCTTATGAACAACGTATTAGGCATGCGAAGGATCATGCGGTTTTTGCTCAGTGTTGGGGGGAAAGACCGATTTCAGATGCTATGTGGCGGATCTACTCCCAGAATGGAATGGGGGTTCGAATTTCCACCACGGTAGACAAGCTTACCGGAGTAATGAAGGTAGCCTGTAAAGCTCATGGTTATAAGCGTAGATTGGCGAAAGTGGAGTATAAAACTCAAAGAGAGATCGATGAGATCACAAGGGGGATTGCTGCTGAGTTGAGGGATGCTTTTGATATTGGTAGGGCAACCGATGCTCTATATAATAAGCGCGATGCGTTTAGTCATGAGGCAGAGTGGCGAGCTACTCTTTTTACGCCGGAAGCAAGTCGTGATGTGGAGAAGAAGGGTGTATCGGTGAGGCTTGATCCTCATGATTTTATCGATCGCATTCTTCTTGATCCGAGAGCACCAGAAGAACTGGTTAAAGCTTTTAGGTTTTACTTCAAAAATAAACTGAATTTTAAAGGGAGGATTGGGCGGTCTGTACTTTATAAAGCACCAAATCCATATGTGGTAGAAGATAACGCTGTTAGTGTAGATGACTTGTAA
- the gspH gene encoding type II secretion system minor pseudopilin GspH produces MTIQRRSRGFTLIELMIVLIIIGVATAAISLDIAPAPDENLRRDARELALRLTTAQNEVRIDGRVIAWQALGDGYQFVRGTWTNTLGSVVPVVSTAGELDRFDSDEALRPRQWRATQVAVSPETPLLLTSEWIGAPLKLELRSGEHQVAIVRDNTGNYRVE; encoded by the coding sequence ATGACCATACAGCGTCGCAGTCGTGGCTTTACTCTCATTGAATTGATGATCGTATTGATCATCATCGGTGTTGCGACGGCAGCCATCAGCCTTGATATTGCGCCCGCCCCAGATGAAAACCTGCGCCGCGACGCACGTGAACTGGCACTACGGCTGACTACCGCACAGAACGAAGTCCGCATCGATGGCCGCGTCATCGCCTGGCAAGCGCTTGGCGATGGGTACCAATTCGTCCGCGGCACCTGGACCAACACGCTAGGCAGCGTCGTGCCCGTGGTCTCGACGGCAGGTGAACTGGATCGCTTTGACAGCGACGAAGCGCTGCGGCCGCGTCAATGGCGTGCCACACAAGTAGCCGTATCCCCAGAAACGCCCCTATTGCTGACATCCGAATGGATAGGCGCGCCACTCAAACTGGAATTGCGTAGCGGTGAGCATCAGGTTGCCATTGTGCGCGACAACACTGGCAACTACAGGGTGGAATAA
- a CDS encoding DUF2341 domain-containing protein has translation MQRLLMIFLVCVSTLLPSVAHAWWQQDWEYRKQISIDTTAEGGAINERVGRVPLLVRLHTGNFQFDGVQDNGGDIRFVLTDDQTVLNHQVESFDPLMGMAQIWVDVPAVEAGQMQDIWMYYGNPDAPATSNGQVTFDPDYTLVYHFEGAAGVPARDTTAYSNQSQTSVVSLTDGVVGRAAQFTGGEPLMLPASPSLAVPAAGAFTFSAHLRADQPAGEQLIYARRDAGNSLLIGLDQGIPFVEVNGQRSSQGQPITAGQWQHLAMAASADQLVLYVNGRESSSLDASLPPMSTVTAIGGDIPGFTASATPVAEGRADETIEGEVSTGTVAGSQYTPFVGAIDEIRLSKTARPAALLQADFLAQGSDSRLVTYGVDEQQSGINFGGLGFLVNAVPFDAWIILAILAFMAIQTWVIMISKNRTVTRMAEANDEFRQAFSTVGTRLESLKDDASLAARMHSSSTWRLYEVAINELRTRREQGMDTRSLSSTTLDSIRASMDVQRTLENRQLSARLGILSNAIAGGPYIGLLGTVLGIMVVFLGTAMAGDVNINAIAPGMAAALLATAAGLFVAIPALFGYNRLTGRNREISSDMRIFVDEFVTRLAEVHGGDGGSAVALAKHNTQPVSA, from the coding sequence ATGCAACGCCTTTTGATGATTTTCCTTGTGTGCGTGAGCACCTTGTTGCCCTCGGTCGCACATGCCTGGTGGCAGCAGGACTGGGAGTACCGCAAGCAGATTAGCATTGATACTACCGCCGAGGGTGGGGCTATCAATGAGCGGGTAGGGCGTGTGCCCCTGCTGGTGCGTCTGCACACCGGCAATTTCCAGTTTGATGGTGTGCAGGACAACGGTGGTGATATTCGCTTTGTGCTCACCGATGACCAGACCGTATTGAATCACCAGGTGGAAAGTTTCGACCCGCTGATGGGCATGGCTCAGATCTGGGTTGATGTGCCTGCGGTCGAGGCTGGCCAGATGCAAGATATCTGGATGTATTACGGCAACCCGGATGCACCGGCCACCTCCAACGGCCAGGTGACTTTCGATCCGGACTATACCCTGGTCTATCACTTTGAAGGTGCCGCAGGTGTACCGGCGCGTGATACCACCGCCTACAGCAACCAATCACAAACTTCAGTGGTGTCGCTTACTGATGGTGTGGTGGGGCGCGCCGCTCAGTTTACTGGTGGCGAACCCTTGATGCTGCCTGCCAGCCCATCGCTGGCGGTACCGGCGGCGGGTGCCTTTACCTTCAGTGCCCATTTGCGAGCAGATCAACCGGCTGGTGAGCAGTTGATATATGCCCGGCGTGATGCAGGCAATTCCTTGTTGATCGGTCTGGATCAGGGTATCCCTTTTGTTGAAGTGAACGGTCAGCGCAGCAGTCAGGGCCAGCCCATTACCGCTGGTCAATGGCAGCATCTGGCAATGGCTGCCAGTGCCGATCAACTGGTGCTGTATGTTAACGGGCGTGAGTCCAGCAGCCTGGATGCCAGCTTGCCACCGATGAGCACAGTAACCGCTATTGGCGGTGATATACCCGGTTTTACCGCCAGCGCAACGCCTGTAGCAGAAGGAAGGGCGGATGAGACAATCGAGGGTGAAGTGAGTACAGGGACGGTAGCCGGCTCTCAATACACCCCCTTTGTCGGGGCTATCGATGAAATCCGCCTGTCCAAGACAGCGCGCCCAGCCGCGTTGTTGCAGGCTGACTTTCTCGCCCAGGGCTCCGACTCACGCCTTGTGACCTATGGAGTAGACGAGCAGCAATCAGGTATCAATTTCGGTGGCCTGGGCTTTCTGGTGAACGCGGTACCCTTTGATGCCTGGATTATCCTCGCCATTCTGGCATTCATGGCAATTCAGACCTGGGTCATCATGATCAGTAAGAACCGCACTGTCACGCGGATGGCCGAGGCCAATGATGAGTTCCGCCAGGCCTTTTCTACTGTGGGTACGCGTCTGGAGTCACTCAAGGATGACGCTAGTCTCGCTGCCCGGATGCACAGCTCCTCTACCTGGCGTCTGTATGAAGTCGCGATTAATGAGCTGCGTACTCGCCGTGAGCAGGGTATGGATACGCGCTCTCTGTCTTCCACCACGCTGGATTCGATCCGCGCATCGATGGATGTTCAGCGGACTCTGGAAAATCGTCAGCTGAGTGCGAGGCTGGGCATCCTCTCCAACGCCATTGCCGGTGGGCCCTATATCGGTCTGCTGGGTACGGTGCTGGGGATCATGGTGGTGTTTCTCGGTACGGCCATGGCCGGCGACGTCAATATCAACGCGATTGCCCCAGGTATGGCTGCTGCGCTGCTGGCTACAGCGGCGGGTCTGTTCGTCGCGATTCCAGCGCTATTTGGTTACAACCGGCTGACGGGTCGTAACCGGGAGATCAGCTCGGATATGCGGATATTTGTGGATGAGTTCGTCACCCGCCTGGCTGAAGTGCATGGCGGGGATGGCGGCAGTGCGGTGGCCCTGGCCAAGCACAATACGCAACCGGTTTCTGCCTGA
- the gspI gene encoding type II secretion system minor pseudopilin GspI has protein sequence MSATRQTGFTLIEVLIALAIISVALAAYTRVTSQAATNMAHIEQQTLAMLSAQNSLNEVRMTPLPPAGLHQAECPQGDQEFICRLQVGSLQQGMRNISIGVYPLQHSDRRLASLQTWLPEAR, from the coding sequence ATGTCAGCAACCCGGCAAACAGGCTTTACCCTGATAGAAGTGTTGATCGCGCTGGCCATCATCAGCGTAGCGCTAGCCGCCTACACCCGCGTCACCAGCCAGGCCGCGACTAATATGGCCCATATCGAGCAACAGACGCTGGCCATGCTCTCGGCGCAGAACAGTCTGAACGAAGTACGCATGACGCCCCTACCTCCGGCCGGCCTACATCAGGCTGAGTGCCCCCAGGGCGACCAGGAGTTCATTTGTCGATTACAGGTCGGCTCACTTCAGCAAGGCATGCGCAACATCAGCATTGGCGTCTATCCCCTGCAGCACAGTGACCGGCGGCTAGCCTCCCTGCAAACCTGGCTGCCGGAGGCCCGCTGA
- a CDS encoding TonB family protein: MPLHSPQSDRPGTKRPLLGYIKIGAGVLVVAGLAWLVWEWANSTSTVRREVAQTPMIVPLPPPPPPPPEPEKVPEPEEPEEIVEPEPEPEPTPVEEPLPDDQEPTPSDDSSEAMEIDGEAQAGGDAFNIGAGSGRGMSGSGAGRAGNATYGQYLAHNFQRILRDDDDTRQLSYRMQVNLWLNEDGQITRAEVLRSSGDTDVDSKILAALRNAPAMEQMPPKSFSLPVQVSLQGRRPG; this comes from the coding sequence ATGCCGTTGCATTCACCACAATCAGACAGACCCGGCACCAAACGGCCATTGCTGGGATACATCAAGATAGGTGCTGGCGTGCTGGTCGTCGCCGGGCTGGCCTGGCTGGTATGGGAATGGGCCAACAGCACCAGCACGGTGCGCCGAGAAGTGGCCCAGACGCCGATGATAGTGCCGCTGCCGCCGCCACCTCCGCCGCCGCCGGAGCCGGAGAAAGTGCCGGAGCCGGAAGAGCCGGAGGAGATAGTGGAGCCCGAGCCTGAGCCGGAACCAACACCGGTGGAAGAGCCGCTACCCGATGATCAGGAGCCAACGCCTTCGGATGATTCGTCCGAAGCCATGGAGATCGATGGCGAAGCTCAAGCCGGAGGCGATGCATTCAATATCGGGGCCGGTTCGGGGCGCGGGATGTCGGGTTCGGGAGCCGGGCGGGCGGGGAACGCCACTTATGGGCAGTACCTGGCGCATAACTTTCAACGCATCCTTCGTGATGACGACGACACGCGGCAGCTGAGCTACCGGATGCAGGTCAACCTGTGGCTGAACGAAGATGGGCAGATCACCCGTGCCGAGGTGCTCAGATCCAGCGGCGATACGGATGTTGATAGCAAGATTCTGGCCGCCTTGCGTAATGCCCCGGCCATGGAGCAGATGCCCCCCAAATCCTTTTCTCTACCTGTGCAGGTGTCCTTGCAGGGGCGGCGACCAGGTTAA
- a CDS encoding YbjN domain-containing protein, translating into MSNESALIESMDIAKLSEMLQNAGYRSTEMEQNGLVQLLSASQGIGFVLRPGNPGQEPGRVVDFTLSCALQIQNGLPADLVTEWNRTKRFSRLTVQGEFLVLAKDVVVAGGVSERYLRANMELWDRLLLDYVLYLRNFNRDNAQAPVSVPSVESEQADSEQTDTNVSTEQQA; encoded by the coding sequence ATGAGCAATGAATCAGCGCTTATCGAAAGCATGGATATCGCCAAACTGAGCGAGATGCTGCAGAACGCCGGCTACCGTTCTACTGAAATGGAGCAAAATGGCTTGGTACAGCTGTTGAGCGCCAGCCAGGGGATCGGCTTTGTGCTGCGTCCAGGCAATCCGGGGCAGGAGCCCGGCAGGGTTGTTGATTTCACGCTGAGTTGCGCTTTGCAAATTCAAAATGGACTGCCTGCCGACCTGGTAACCGAATGGAATCGTACCAAGCGTTTTTCCCGTCTGACCGTACAGGGTGAGTTTCTGGTACTGGCGAAAGACGTTGTCGTGGCCGGCGGTGTCAGCGAACGCTACCTGCGAGCCAATATGGAGTTGTGGGATCGCCTGTTGCTGGATTATGTGCTGTACCTGCGAAATTTCAATCGCGATAACGCACAAGCGCCTGTATCAGTACCCTCCGTCGAGTCGGAACAAGCAGACTCGGAACAGACGGATACCAATGTGTCGACCGAACAGCAAGCCTGA
- a CDS encoding FecR family protein — MPPSTDNHKSEPNAADPELIQEQARCWLVRITSGNMSPDEAESFKSWCAQSQLHARTFAETSRAWRLLDAAAKLNTDTPVALPPRQLSRRHFLAAAAGLTGVAMVAHFGMRTGISLGTDNSIQTARGEQKRLNISSDIAITLNTLTHIEMFDDNTSTHQHRLRLVSGEMDVQCSSYTKGINIVAAGGEIKSSDAHINIKHINDSVQVTCLQGLTEVSFQGQNARIGPGEQIRYSPSSFSSPTSVDASSVSAWLNRVLVFDDIPLGTVIEEVNRYRSGKILLLNSKVAERRVQARFELDRLDEVITLLTDVYGIKSLSLPGGVVVLT, encoded by the coding sequence ATGCCGCCCAGCACTGACAACCACAAATCCGAACCCAATGCCGCGGATCCAGAGCTGATCCAGGAACAAGCACGTTGCTGGCTGGTGCGCATTACTTCCGGAAACATGTCGCCGGACGAAGCCGAATCGTTCAAGTCCTGGTGCGCGCAAAGTCAATTGCACGCCCGTACCTTTGCTGAAACCAGCCGTGCCTGGCGTCTGCTCGACGCCGCTGCCAAGCTGAACACCGACACGCCTGTAGCATTACCACCACGCCAGCTCAGCCGCCGGCACTTTCTTGCAGCCGCAGCCGGCCTGACCGGGGTAGCCATGGTCGCGCATTTCGGTATGCGTACAGGTATCTCGCTGGGTACAGACAACAGCATTCAGACCGCGCGCGGCGAACAGAAACGCCTGAATATCAGCTCCGATATCGCCATTACACTCAACACTCTGACCCATATCGAGATGTTCGATGACAACACCAGCACCCACCAGCATCGCTTACGACTGGTCAGCGGTGAAATGGATGTGCAGTGTTCTTCTTATACAAAGGGCATCAATATTGTCGCGGCAGGCGGCGAGATCAAGAGCTCGGACGCACATATCAACATCAAACACATCAATGACAGTGTGCAAGTCACCTGCCTGCAGGGACTGACTGAAGTGTCATTCCAGGGGCAGAATGCGCGCATTGGTCCCGGCGAACAGATACGCTACAGCCCCTCGTCGTTTTCTTCGCCCACCTCGGTGGATGCCAGCAGCGTCAGCGCCTGGCTCAATCGCGTACTGGTGTTTGATGATATTCCGCTGGGCACAGTCATTGAAGAAGTAAACCGCTACCGTTCAGGTAAAATACTGCTGCTGAACTCCAAGGTCGCCGAGCGTCGGGTGCAGGCACGCTTTGAACTCGACAGGCTGGACGAGGTGATTACCCTGCTGACCGATGTCTACGGCATCAAGAGCCTATCCCTGCCCGGCGGAGTAGTCGTGCTGACCTGA
- a CDS encoding ExbD/TolR family protein translates to MASVNRSVDDDDIDSPVNDLNITPLVDVLMVVLVMFILTATAQVSGIRVDLPKASSTVSLVQPKSKAISVNDNGQVFLDAYPVTLPELEDRLRTEKALNPDFPVILRGDSLVQYQKVVEVLDLLRRLELTQVGLVTGKPN, encoded by the coding sequence ATGGCTTCAGTCAATAGATCGGTTGATGACGACGATATTGATAGCCCAGTAAATGATCTCAATATCACACCGCTGGTAGACGTGCTGATGGTGGTGCTGGTGATGTTCATTCTCACCGCTACCGCCCAGGTATCGGGTATTCGAGTTGATTTGCCCAAGGCCAGTTCGACGGTATCTCTTGTGCAGCCGAAGTCCAAGGCTATCTCGGTGAATGACAACGGTCAGGTTTTCCTCGATGCATATCCGGTCACCTTGCCTGAGCTGGAAGACCGTCTGCGTACAGAGAAGGCATTGAATCCGGACTTTCCGGTGATCCTGCGCGGTGATTCGCTGGTGCAGTACCAGAAGGTCGTCGAAGTGCTCGATTTGTTGCGCCGCCTTGAGCTGACGCAAGTCGGTCTGGTTACGGGCAAGCCCAATTAA